A single Cnuibacter physcomitrellae DNA region contains:
- a CDS encoding helix-turn-helix transcriptional regulator, translating to MPATRRSTPLGEFLRARREQVKPEQVGIDPQPGRRVPGLRREEVASLAGVSPDYYLRLEQGRDQRPSEQVLTALARALLLDEDSRQYLLKLARPRPFVRRLPAQGSVAPSVLQLLDQWSNTPAYVSDGQHDVLAVNPLMAGIAPGIAVPGTNMLVSAYAGYHAYLAGVADQRLLDAHQLSEWEGTLRELTASLRFHADPDDRRLHEIVGMLSARYPLFRTVWAEHLARPQLHGTKRAYVEPLGWIDFRFQTLEVPRSAGQFITALFGEPGSPAARAIAYIAARPAAPASWSQGAATAFTARSDLSRSNAVREASSDGTNTIRALSS from the coding sequence ATGCCCGCGACCCGGAGGAGCACCCCCCTAGGGGAGTTCCTCCGCGCTCGACGCGAGCAGGTGAAGCCGGAGCAGGTCGGCATCGATCCCCAGCCCGGCAGGCGGGTCCCCGGCCTCCGACGCGAGGAGGTGGCCTCGCTCGCCGGCGTCAGCCCCGACTACTACCTCCGCCTCGAGCAGGGGCGGGATCAGCGTCCGTCGGAGCAGGTCCTGACCGCCTTGGCCCGCGCGCTGCTCCTCGACGAGGACAGCCGGCAGTACCTCCTGAAGCTGGCACGACCCCGACCGTTCGTGCGCCGCCTGCCCGCGCAGGGCTCGGTCGCCCCGAGCGTGCTGCAGCTCCTGGACCAGTGGTCGAACACCCCCGCCTACGTCTCCGACGGGCAGCACGACGTCCTCGCGGTGAACCCGCTCATGGCGGGCATCGCGCCGGGGATCGCGGTGCCCGGGACGAACATGCTCGTCTCGGCCTACGCCGGCTATCACGCCTACCTCGCCGGGGTCGCGGATCAGCGCCTCCTCGATGCGCACCAGCTGAGCGAGTGGGAGGGGACGCTGCGCGAGCTGACCGCCTCGCTCCGCTTCCACGCGGATCCCGACGATCGGCGACTCCACGAGATCGTCGGCATGCTCTCCGCCCGGTACCCGCTGTTCCGCACCGTCTGGGCGGAGCATCTCGCCCGACCTCAGCTCCACGGCACGAAGCGGGCCTACGTGGAGCCGCTCGGGTGGATCGACTTCCGGTTCCAGACGCTGGAGGTCCCCCGCTCGGCCGGCCAGTTCATCACGGCTCTGTTCGGTGAACCGGGCTCCCCCGCCGCCAGGGCGATCGCCTACATCGCCGCGCGGCCCGCGGCCCCGGCGTCGTGGAGTCAGGGTGCCGCGACCGCATTCACGGCCAGATCCGACCTCAGCCGGTCCAACGCCGTCCGCGAGGCCTCGTCGGACGGCACGAACACCATCAGGGCGCTGTCGTCCTGA
- a CDS encoding MmyB family transcriptional regulator, translated as MDASAGSPQRRARQGRALAFWETVPTILVDHRLDVLDSNVLAQALSEAFRPGENLALFSFLSPDRDASDPRWKEMSAVVAGLLRESLDERDEDRGSQRIVGELSSKSRDFAEVWASPETVARTRGDIAFEGTRAGDLRMSYQMLSVLDQDDSALMVFVPSDEASRTALDRLRSDLAVNAVAAP; from the coding sequence ATGGATGCCAGCGCAGGTTCGCCGCAGCGACGAGCCCGCCAGGGTCGGGCCCTCGCCTTCTGGGAGACCGTGCCCACGATCCTCGTCGACCACCGCCTGGACGTCCTCGACTCCAACGTGCTGGCGCAGGCCCTGTCGGAGGCGTTCCGACCGGGAGAGAACCTGGCCCTGTTCAGCTTCCTCTCGCCCGACCGCGACGCCTCCGATCCGCGGTGGAAGGAGATGTCGGCGGTCGTCGCGGGACTCCTCCGGGAGTCGCTCGACGAGCGCGACGAGGACCGGGGCTCCCAGCGCATCGTCGGCGAGCTGTCGAGCAAGTCGCGGGACTTCGCGGAGGTCTGGGCGTCGCCCGAGACGGTCGCCCGCACGAGGGGGGACATCGCCTTCGAGGGCACGCGAGCGGGGGACCTGCGGATGAGCTATCAGATGCTGAGCGTCCTGGATCAGGACGACAGCGCCCTGATGGTGTTCGTGCCGTCCGACGAGGCCTCGCGGACGGCGTTGGACCGGCTGAGGTCGGATCTGGCCGTGAATGCGGTCGCGGCACCCTGA